A genomic segment from Pleurocapsa minor HA4230-MV1 encodes:
- a CDS encoding DUF4281 domain-containing protein: MTIAQLFDFANFFVLPFWILMIFLPKWGITQKVMASFLPFVALAGLYIYLFSGSITPESAQALSNPKLTDIAQFFATERIAATGWVHFLVLDLFVGRWIYWQGQKTGVWTVHSLILCLFAGPVGLLSHILTAWITERFFSTTKDEEASTPATP; the protein is encoded by the coding sequence ATGACAATTGCTCAGCTATTCGATTTTGCCAATTTCTTCGTGCTTCCATTCTGGATTTTGATGATTTTCCTCCCTAAATGGGGAATTACGCAAAAAGTCATGGCATCTTTTCTGCCATTTGTCGCACTAGCAGGTCTATATATCTATCTTTTTTCAGGGTCAATTACTCCAGAATCGGCTCAGGCTCTGTCCAATCCTAAGCTAACAGATATCGCTCAATTTTTTGCTACCGAAAGAATTGCAGCTACGGGATGGGTTCATTTTTTAGTTTTAGATCTCTTTGTTGGTCGCTGGATTTACTGGCAGGGACAAAAAACTGGAGTTTGGACGGTTCATTCTTTAATTCTCTGTCTTTTTGCAGGGCCAGTGGGATTGCTATCTCATATCCTCACGGCTTGGATTACAGAGCGATTTTTCTCGACTACTAAAGATGAAGAAGCTTCTACTCCCGCAACCCCCTAA
- a CDS encoding DNA polymerase III subunit delta' (catalyzes the DNA-template-directed extension of the 3'-end of a DNA strand; the delta' subunit seems to interact with the gamma subunit to transfer the beta subunit on the DNA), whose protein sequence is MQAFPNLLGQSKAVELLLQAIALNRIAPAYLFCGSSGIGRTIAAKNFTQLLLTNGLSLEKQYLASRKLETGNHPDLLWVEPTFIKGEKLYTATQAAEQGLQYKTPPKIRIEQIRQITQFLNRPALEATRQVVIIEDAQTMGEAPANALLKTLEEPGKATIILIAPDTDSLLTTLVSRCQRIQFNRLCSKDLSTILKANNYTAILEHPELMAIAQGSPGQAIAAWEQLQLIPDELLQQLKRLRSARREASPLGYPKGSPKTPLEALNLAQAITTQLDSSVQLWLVDYLQAYYWQQNQQLELMETWEKTRQYLLSYVQPRLVWECALLNLISSLSVDSSDTT, encoded by the coding sequence ATGCAAGCTTTCCCGAATCTGCTAGGTCAATCAAAAGCAGTTGAATTGTTGCTACAAGCGATCGCCCTCAACCGAATTGCACCAGCCTATCTTTTTTGTGGTTCATCGGGTATTGGACGCACCATCGCTGCGAAAAATTTTACCCAGCTGCTATTAACTAATGGTTTATCTCTAGAAAAACAGTACCTCGCCAGCAGAAAGCTAGAGACAGGTAATCATCCAGACTTACTCTGGGTAGAACCCACTTTCATCAAGGGGGAAAAATTATACACCGCCACTCAAGCTGCCGAACAAGGTTTGCAGTATAAAACACCACCCAAAATTCGGATTGAACAGATTCGCCAGATCACCCAGTTTCTCAATCGTCCTGCACTGGAAGCCACGAGACAGGTTGTCATTATTGAAGATGCTCAAACGATGGGGGAAGCACCAGCTAATGCTTTATTAAAAACCTTAGAAGAGCCTGGAAAAGCCACAATAATTCTGATTGCTCCCGATACCGACTCTTTATTGACTACTTTGGTGTCTCGCTGTCAGCGAATCCAGTTTAATCGCCTCTGTTCAAAAGATTTAAGCACGATCCTGAAAGCCAATAACTACACTGCCATTTTAGAGCATCCTGAGCTAATGGCGATCGCCCAAGGAAGTCCAGGACAGGCGATCGCTGCTTGGGAGCAATTACAGCTAATTCCCGATGAACTATTACAGCAGTTAAAGCGATTACGCTCCGCGCGACGCGAAGCTAGTCCTTTAGGGTACCCTAAAGGATCGCCCAAAACTCCTTTAGAGGCTCTCAATCTAGCCCAAGCTATTACTACTCAGCTAGACAGTTCAGTTCAACTGTGGCTGGTGGATTATCTGCAAGCTTATTACTGGCAACAAAATCAGCAGCTAGAGCTAATGGAAACCTGGGAAAAAACTCGTCAGTATTTGCTCAGTTATGTGCAGCCTCGTCTAGTTTGGGAGTGCGCGCTATTAAATTTAATTTCCAGTCTATCAGTTGATTCTTCTGACACAACTTAA
- a CDS encoding FHA domain-containing protein yields the protein MTARPVKHREEHILIVTDGKGHREVRLQDESYSMGRSAHCNILLQSQFVSRHHATLVRRKEEDHGYYRIIDGDSEGNNSVNGLLVNGKKVRFHDLKHGDKVVFGPQVEAVYEYREYDVFPTIPPDDPFDITLIDPAMIDDEEHD from the coding sequence ATGACTGCAAGACCTGTAAAACACCGTGAAGAACACATTTTGATTGTTACCGATGGCAAAGGTCATCGGGAAGTTCGTCTTCAGGATGAGAGCTACTCTATGGGTAGAAGCGCTCACTGTAATATTTTGCTGCAATCTCAGTTTGTGTCACGTCATCATGCCACCCTAGTCAGAAGAAAGGAAGAAGATCATGGTTACTATCGAATTATCGATGGTGACTCAGAAGGCAATAATAGTGTCAATGGTTTATTGGTCAATGGGAAGAAAGTTAGATTTCACGATTTAAAGCATGGAGATAAGGTGGTTTTTGGCCCCCAGGTGGAAGCCGTGTATGAATATCGAGAATATGATGTTTTTCCGACTATTCCCCCCGACGATCCTTTTGATATTACCCTCATCGATCCTGCCATGATTGATGATGAAGAACATGATTAA
- a CDS encoding DNA recombination-mediator protein A has protein sequence MSQQPLDTVTASDIRLDTLTQELAAIQQTGSKRFALLGSRHVPLMHQQLIEMMSYALVLAGNRLVTSGAIGTNSAAIKGAMRADSNLLTVILPQSLSRQPKESKKQLEQVVHLIENSNNDHMSLGEASAMCNSEIISRCQQLICFAFHDSDTLLKTCREAEEQRKIVTLFYFD, from the coding sequence TTGAGCCAACAACCACTAGACACTGTTACCGCAAGTGACATCCGCCTCGATACATTAACCCAAGAATTAGCAGCAATTCAACAAACTGGTTCTAAGCGATTTGCCTTGTTAGGTTCTCGCCATGTACCCCTAATGCACCAGCAGCTAATTGAAATGATGAGCTACGCTTTGGTTTTGGCAGGAAATCGGTTAGTTACTTCTGGAGCGATTGGCACTAATTCGGCGGCGATTAAAGGTGCAATGCGCGCTGACTCAAATTTATTAACCGTAATTTTGCCCCAGAGTCTTTCACGCCAGCCTAAAGAATCTAAAAAGCAATTGGAGCAAGTAGTTCATCTAATTGAAAATTCTAACAACGATCATATGTCTCTAGGGGAAGCTAGTGCAATGTGTAACAGCGAAATTATTTCTCGTTGTCAACAGTTAATTTGCTTTGCTTTTCATGATAGCGATACTCTCTTAAAAACTTGTCGAGAAGCTGAGGAACAAAGAAAAATTGTTACCTTATTTTATTTTGATTAA
- a CDS encoding DNA double-strand break repair nuclease NurA translates to MLDLAKIAGQIPGISQHLHKEAIASGKRLESAQNLQRQAANRQAELIQLQTDFRDRLIFAAATPIEPLDRCFEIQPAPYSHSVFATDGSQISPSHHEIAYCYLINIGQIMLHYGQSLHPLLDSLPEVFYKTEDLYISRQWGIRLEEWMGYRRTVAEAEMLAEMACNWVLPPGEHHDVPNLALVDGSLIYWFLDGLPVEARDKILPPILAACERLRVTKIPMMGYVSASRSTEGLNFLRLHTCEHEHPNCVVHCGDLIDKYPCQKLDSLRDSTFWASHLQPGQRSPLYRSNLRILELYAEAQRVHFCYVNVGAEVARIEVPAWVVEDKALFDQSLGIMLAQVQKGYGYPVALAEAHNQAVVRGGDRARFFGLLEQQLIKAGLRNVGTSYKEARKRGSIA, encoded by the coding sequence ATGCTGGATCTAGCCAAAATTGCGGGGCAAATTCCTGGGATTAGTCAACATCTACACAAAGAGGCGATCGCTTCTGGCAAAAGATTGGAGTCTGCCCAGAATTTACAGCGACAGGCAGCTAATCGACAGGCAGAATTAATTCAGCTACAGACAGATTTTCGCGATCGCCTGATTTTTGCCGCAGCTACTCCCATTGAGCCTCTAGATCGGTGTTTTGAGATTCAGCCAGCGCCCTATAGCCATAGTGTTTTTGCCACCGATGGTTCACAGATTTCTCCTTCCCATCATGAGATTGCCTACTGCTATCTGATTAATATCGGTCAGATTATGCTCCACTATGGACAAAGCTTGCACCCATTATTAGATAGCCTCCCCGAAGTTTTTTATAAAACCGAAGACTTATACATATCTCGGCAGTGGGGTATTCGTTTAGAAGAATGGATGGGTTATCGACGCACTGTAGCCGAAGCCGAGATGCTGGCAGAGATGGCTTGTAATTGGGTACTTCCCCCAGGGGAACACCATGATGTACCTAATCTAGCTTTGGTTGATGGCTCGCTGATTTACTGGTTTTTAGATGGCTTACCTGTCGAAGCTAGGGACAAAATTTTACCACCGATTTTAGCTGCTTGTGAACGCCTTAGAGTAACTAAAATCCCGATGATGGGTTACGTCAGCGCCTCTCGAAGTACCGAAGGACTAAATTTTTTGCGGTTACATACCTGCGAACACGAACATCCTAACTGTGTAGTTCATTGTGGGGACTTAATTGACAAATATCCCTGTCAGAAACTAGATTCTTTAAGGGATTCAACTTTCTGGGCAAGTCACCTACAACCAGGACAGCGCAGCCCTTTATATCGCAGTAATTTACGTATTTTAGAACTTTACGCCGAAGCTCAAAGAGTGCATTTTTGTTACGTCAACGTTGGTGCAGAAGTAGCGCGGATTGAAGTTCCCGCTTGGGTAGTGGAAGATAAAGCCCTATTTGACCAGTCTTTAGGTATTATGCTGGCTCAGGTACAAAAAGGCTATGGTTATCCCGTAGCCCTGGCAGAAGCACATAATCAGGCGGTAGTTCGAGGAGGCGATCGCGCTCGCTTTTTTGGTCTATTAGAACAGCAACTAATCAAAGCAGGTTTGCGCAACGTCGGTACATCCTACAAAGAAGCACGTAAACGAGGCAGTATTGCTTAA
- a CDS encoding chromosome segregation protein SMC, with protein sequence MEDINNYISAIQQEIVAEEKTVKVARLIVLLIKIEKELATVKETLAKLQNHQQKYNQDSQLAIQIEQKIATVNRLSAKISKARLNLNYYFI encoded by the coding sequence ATGGAAGATATCAATAACTATATTTCTGCTATCCAACAAGAGATTGTTGCCGAAGAAAAAACCGTTAAGGTTGCTCGATTAATTGTTTTGCTCATCAAAATCGAGAAAGAATTAGCTACTGTGAAAGAAACTTTAGCTAAACTGCAAAACCATCAGCAGAAATATAATCAAGATTCTCAGCTAGCGATCCAGATTGAGCAGAAAATTGCCACTGTCAATCGTCTTTCCGCCAAAATTAGTAAAGCAAGACTTAATTTAAACTACTATTTTATTTAG
- a CDS encoding YggT family protein, whose product MDLIVTSLVSFLQIYWILLIVRILLSWFQTAEWAGQIISFLAPVTDPYLNIFRSIIPPLGGLDISAILALLLLQFVQSSLASFSAASMASGF is encoded by the coding sequence ATGGATTTAATAGTTACCAGCCTGGTTAGCTTTCTTCAGATTTACTGGATCTTGCTAATTGTGAGAATTTTACTGTCTTGGTTTCAGACTGCGGAATGGGCGGGACAGATCATTTCCTTCCTTGCTCCTGTCACCGATCCTTACCTCAATATATTTCGGTCAATTATTCCACCTTTAGGTGGACTTGATATTTCAGCGATTTTGGCGCTGTTGTTATTACAGTTTGTCCAAAGTTCACTGGCTTCTTTTTCTGCTGCTAGCATGGCAAGCGGATTTTAA
- a CDS encoding phytoene synthase, producing MLQLPKTETKKKLVSTDEAYEICRKITADYAKTFYLGTLLMPKEKSKAIWAIYAWCRLTDELVDGAKAKYTTKETLAAWEHQLESVFAGHPIDDPDVALVDTIQNYPMGIQPFRDMIAGQSMDLVCNRYQTFEELKLYCYRVAGTVGLMSNAVLGIGVDANSVPWQKDRPIYVPTEEAIALGIAMQLTNILRDVGEDMQRDRIYLPLEDLHAFNYTEQDLLAGVVDERWKAVMKFQIKRAREYYKQAEAGIRYLIRDSRLPVWASLMHYQRILDEIEANNYDVFNQRAFVSKPKKTLSLPVAWLRAQVL from the coding sequence ATGTTGCAATTACCAAAAACCGAAACGAAAAAAAAATTAGTCTCAACAGATGAGGCTTACGAGATTTGCCGTAAAATTACGGCAGATTACGCTAAAACCTTCTATCTTGGCACTCTGTTGATGCCTAAAGAGAAAAGTAAGGCAATTTGGGCAATCTACGCTTGGTGTCGCCTTACTGATGAACTAGTTGACGGCGCTAAAGCTAAGTACACTACCAAAGAAACTTTAGCAGCATGGGAGCATCAGTTAGAGTCTGTTTTTGCAGGGCACCCAATTGATGATCCTGATGTTGCTCTGGTTGATACCATCCAAAATTATCCGATGGGCATTCAACCTTTTCGCGATATGATTGCTGGACAAAGCATGGATTTGGTGTGTAATCGCTATCAAACTTTTGAAGAACTTAAACTCTATTGTTACCGTGTTGCTGGCACAGTCGGCTTAATGTCCAATGCTGTGTTGGGTATTGGTGTAGATGCTAACAGTGTACCGTGGCAAAAAGATCGACCGATCTATGTTCCCACCGAAGAAGCGATCGCTTTGGGTATAGCCATGCAGCTGACTAATATTTTGCGCGATGTCGGCGAAGATATGCAGCGCGATCGTATTTATCTCCCCCTGGAAGATCTCCACGCTTTTAATTATACAGAGCAGGATTTGCTAGCAGGAGTGGTAGACGAGCGCTGGAAGGCAGTAATGAAATTTCAAATTAAGCGAGCTAGAGAATATTACAAACAAGCCGAAGCAGGTATTCGCTATTTAATTCGTGACTCTCGATTACCAGTTTGGGCTTCTTTAATGCATTATCAGAGAATTCTGGATGAAATTGAAGCAAATAACTACGATGTTTTTAATCAGCGGGCTTTTGTTTCTAAACCAAAGAAAACCCTATCTCTTCCTGTTGCTTGGTTAAGAGCGCAAGTATTGTGA